The following is a genomic window from Nitrosomonas communis.
GCTGATCGCAGGTCATGTTGCAATAGTGTAATTAGCTTCAAGCAATCTTCTAGCTTATCTATAGCGGAACGTTGCTCCATTATCGCAATAGACTGCCCTGCCCTTCGGCAATAATCTATCAGCGCCGTACTTAATTGATCAGTGCTCCACGGCAGATCAGTCAGTACTGGCCATGGGGTACAATTAGCCATCAATGCAATACCCCCATTTGTTGCTGGTACCAGCACCGCATCATGATGCTGCAAGGCAATACGACAATCTGTATAGTCATTTTTTGTCAGTGATGGCGCATCGCTACCAATATAAACTAACTGCTTCAATCCCTTGTTACGTAATTTGCAATCGAGCTCACTGAGGCGTTTGCCAAGGTTACCAATTGCTTGGGGTTGTATCCATACTGCCTTAGATGATGGCAACAAGGTTGTGGCCCAATCATGATCCTCCTCCGATGCGGGCGCAATCACTACCAGATTATTCCAATTCTTCGCATCTTCTAGTGCACAAGCCAGAAGTGCTTGTGCGATCTGATGTGTTCTTTCTATGCCTATGCTTGCTGCCAGACGCTGCTTGCTAAACCCTAATACAGGTCGCTTACATAACAAAACCAGCGCTATTTCATCCATAATAATTACTGATGATGAATCGATGAATCATTGCTTGCTGAACCAGTTATCATAATACCAGGCTGTTGTTGCACTACAGTATTATCCGTAATAGTCATAATGCTACAGCATCGACCTGAAGGGTTTCACCGAATAATAATCGATAATCAACGCGCACATCGCAGCACTCGCTAATCTATTGACCGGCTTTCTTGAAACCTTATTCTACTGCCATGATGTGTGCATTATTTGTGAAAGCGTTAAGCCAGCTACTCCCAATTGTCTGCCCATTCGATCACATAGAATTGATAGCGCGAGCATGTCAGAATGTTAAACATCCTGAGAATACAGTACCGTTTTGATTAAGTGGCAGAACGTCATGAAGAAAGATCGCCGGATATGATACTGCCTGCTGGACGTAACTAATATTATCAGTTATTGATGTATAATTGGCAACAAGCTTTGCTATTGATATACAGTTGGCAACAAGCTTCACTTCTTGGTATGATGTAAATTAGGCTTTATGAAGGCTTATCACTTTGGTGCCGGCTGTCGCTCCATGGCTTCATATGCCAGCCATGCTCATGAAGCAGGTTTGAATTTATACTGTGGAAACCGTGCCCGGCCATTCATCCCAATTACTTGACGTGTGATAAGGAACGATGTGCTGTTCTTTTATCTTCATTTTATAGCCGGGTATGCGCCATTCTTCCTTATCAAAACCGGTGTCTGTCCATTCTGCTTGATGTAGTTCACCTGTTCGCACGAAAACCAAGCGGGATAAGCCGTGTTGTTTAATTCGCTTATTTAATGACTTTGACTGGCGCTGGATCAACGTCCCTAACCAGCACATCCCATGCTTCATCTCTTTTTCGCATGCAGTGGGGAGAGTAACGGCTGGCTAAACACCGATAGTTAGAGCATTTAGCGCTTGCTTGCATATCGATCGGGAAAGGTAACCGCAAAGCATTTGCTATATTATTAATATATAATGATTTTTATTTTTCAATTTTGAAAAATACCATCAAATTTTTTACTGGGGGTAAAAAAGCATTTGTTAATGATTATTGATTGAGAATGCAAAATGAAAACCATCACAGCAACACCCGCCAGCAGCATCAAAAAAAGCCAATCATTCACGCCACATGAAAAAAACTTGATTCTGGTGTATTCAATTTTTATATGCAAACAGATAACGCGCGCCACCTATCTTATATTTGCACCATGATTTATTTTTTAATACACAGAAGGTCGCTTTATCGCTTGCGGCTGTAAATTGTCGGTTTATCTGAGGGGAAGCGCATAACAAAACCCCACCGAACCACAGCTAATAGATCTGATGGGGGGAGAGGCATACAATAATATGAACTTCATGACGAGCACTACATCATGAAATATTTTTAACGGCTCTTATTTCTGAAACTTTAGAATAAAAAAGGGCGAGATTCATTAAAATCCATTCCCACCAAGTAATAAGCGTTCTAGCGAAATCCTGGCGTTTTT
Proteins encoded in this region:
- a CDS encoding TIGR04282 family arsenosugar biosynthesis glycosyltransferase produces the protein MDEIALVLLCKRPVLGFSKQRLAASIGIERTHQIAQALLACALEDAKNWNNLVVIAPASEEDHDWATTLLPSSKAVWIQPQAIGNLGKRLSELDCKLRNKGLKQLVYIGSDAPSLTKNDYTDCRIALQHHDAVLVPATNGGIALMANCTPWPVLTDLPWSTDQLSTALIDYCRRAGQSIAIMEQRSAIDKLEDCLKLITLLQHDLRSARRQLRALVCAIAYTLQNRPARF